Genomic segment of Desulfuromonadaceae bacterium:
TTCTCCACCGAAGTGCTGGAGGTCAAAGAGTTTCGCGGTGAAACGACGGTGACTGTCAAGAAAGAGGACATCGTTGCGATCTGTGCGTTTCTGAAGAGCGAGCTTGGCTACAATCTGCTGTCCGACCTGTGTGGAGTTGATTACCTTGGCCAGACACCGCGCTTTCAGGTTGTTTACAATATGTACAACATCTCCACCAAGGATCGGCTGCGAATTAAGGCACCGGTCGAGGAGGGCGATGCGACCATCGACACCGTGAGCGGAGTCTGGAGCACCGCAAACTGGCTTGAGCGTGAGTGTTGGGACCTGATGGGGATTGGTTTTAATAACCACCCTGATCTGCGTCGCATTCTGCTGCCGGACGACTGGGAAGGGCACCCGTTGCGCAAGGATTATCCCGTGCAGGGGCCCGATCGTGAACCGTATCAGGGCCGGGTTTCGTGAGTTTCGGTTCCGACAATTATCGTTTCCGATAGAAGAGGCAGACAATGGCAAACACCGAAACTATGACTATCAATATGGGGCCGCAGCACCCGTCAACACACGGGGTTCTGCGCCTGGTTCTTGAACTGGACGGCGAAACTGTCGTTAAAGCAGTTCCGCACATCGGTTTCCTTCACCGGGGGATTGAGAAGCTGTCCGAGCATCGCACCTATCATCAGGTGCTGCCGCTGACCGATCGTCTCGACTATCTGGCGCCGATGCATAACAATCTGGGCTATGTCCTGGCCGTTGAAAAGCTGCTGGGGATTACGGAACAGATCCCCGAACGTGCCAATGTGGTCCGCGTCATCATGGCCGAACTGACCCGGATCAAGAGTCACCTGGTCTGGCTGGCTTGTCACGCCCTCGACATCGGTGCAATGACGGTGTTCATCTATTGCTTCCGCGAGCGGGAGCATATTATGGATATCTATGAGAAGCTCTCCGGAGCGCGGATGACGTCCAACTATTTTCGCGTCGGCGGACTCTCCGCCGATCTCCCCGATGGGCTGGAACAGGAAATACGTGATTTTGTCGATTCCATGCCGGGACATATCGCTACCTATGAAGGGCTGTTGACCGGGAACCGGATTTGGCAAAAACGGATTCAGGGCGTCGGTGTGATCAGTGCCGAGGATGCCATTGATCTCGGTGTCACCGGGCCGTCATTGCGCGGCTCCGGCGTTGACTGGGATCTGCGTCGCGACAACCCTTACAGCGGTTACGAAGGCTACGATTTTAATGTCATTGTGGACGATGGTTGCGACACATGGGCACGCTACCATGTGCGCCTCAAAGAGATGCGCGAATCGTGCAAGATCATTCTGCAGGGGCTTGACAAACTGAAGCCCGGGCCGATTCTGGCCGATTGCCCGAAGATCTGTCTGCCGCCGAAAAAAGACGTGGTGAACTCCATTGAAGGGCTGATTCACCATTTCAAGATTATTAGTGAGGGATTTAAGCCGGAAGTCGGTGAAATCTATCAGGGGGTTGAAAATCCTAAGGGTGAAGTTGGTTTTTACCTGGTCTCTGACGGCAGCCCCCGCCCCTACCGGATGAAAATTCGTCCGGCCTCATTTATCAATTTGCAGGCGTTACCGAAGATGTGTGAAGGATCATTGATCGCTGACGTTGTCGCCGTTATCGGTACGCTCGACATCGTTCTCGGCGAGATAGATCGTTAACCGCTGACGGAATGGAAGAGGTATCTTCATGACTGAAGCCGCTGAACAAGTAAAAGAGCAGGTTGTCGATCTGACCGGTGCAAATGCGATTCTCGACAAGTACGTCGATATGCATGGTGCGTTGATGCCCGCCTTACAGGAAATTCAGGAATTTTACGGCTATATTCCCGAACCGACCGTACATTTAACTGCTGAGCGATTGAATGTTTACTCCAGCCAGATTTACGGTGTGTTGACGTTTTACGCCCAGTTTCATCTGCAGCCGCGAGGTAAATATATTATCCGCGTCTGTATGGGGACGGCGTGCCACGTTAAGGGCGCAGCGCGGATTGCAGATACGGTCAAGGATCGCCTCGGCGTGGTTCATGCCGAGACCACCGAAGACCTCAAATTTACCGCAGAATACGTGGCCTGCATAGGCGCCTGTGGGATGGCACCGGTAATCATGGTGAACGACGCGACCTACGGTTCATTGACGGTCCAGAAGGTGGACGAAGTCATTGAAAAGTATCAGGCAATGGGATAGTTCAACTGTTACGAAGTAACCCAAGACGACTCGGGGATTTGTTCATATGGCCGAACAAGCTGAAAAAATCAAAGTTCTGATCTGTCAGGGTACCGGTGGCCTCGCTTCCGGTGCGGCGGCGGTTGCCGATGCCTTTGAGGCGGAATTTGCCAAGCAGGGTGTCGAAGCCAAGGTTGGCAAACGTTGCGAAGTTGTCGGCACCGGTTGCCGGGGGCTGTGCGCCAACGATGTGCTGGTTGATATTGTGATGCCGGGTGCAGAGGGCGTGACCTACGATTTTGTGACACCCGAACTTGTGCCGCAAATCGTTGCCGAGCATGTCATTGCGAATTCGCCGGTTGAAAAAAGTGTCGCAGGACCCTATTACGCCAGTTTTCTTGAAAAGCAACAGCGCATTATCTTCTCACGCTGTGGAACAATCAATGCCGAGAGTCTGGATGACTTTATTGCGCACCGCGGGTTCACCGGCATCAGAAAAGCCGTGACGATGGCCCCGTCTGAGGTCATTGAAGAAGTTAAGCGCTCCGGCCTGCGTGGTCGAGGGGGGGGTGGTTTCCCTACCGGCGTCAAATGGTCATTCTGCAAGGCTACGCCGGGTGAAGAAAAATACCTGATTTGCAACGCCGACGAAGGGGATCCAGGCGCGTTTATGGATCGATCGGTCCTTGAAGGTGACCCCTATGGTCTGATCGAAGGGATGATGATCGGTGCCTATGCCATCGGCTGCAAATTTGCCTATGTCTATGTGCGTGCCGAGTATCCGCTGGCGATCAAACGATTGCAGATGGCGATCGATACCTGTTATGAGAAAGGCTACCTCGGCAAGAATTGCATGGGGCTTGGATTCGATCTTGATATGCGGATCAAGGCGGGTGCCGGTGCTTTCGTGTGTGGTGAAGAGACGGCGTTGATGGCTTCAATCGAAGGTCATCGTGGCATGTCCCGTCCCCGTCCACCATTCCCGGCAGTCAAGGGGTTGTGGGGTAAACCGACCAATATCAACAACGTTGAGACGTTTGCCAACGTTTCCTACATCTTTTACAACGGCGCGGACTGGTACAGCTCGATCGGCACCGAAGGGACCAAGGGAACCAAGATCTTCGCCTTGACCGGCAAGGTTAAACATACCGGTCTGGTAGAGGTTCCGGCCGGGACGACGATGAAACAAGTTATCTATGACGTCTGCGGCGGTATTCTCAATAACCGTAAATTCAAGGCGGTACAGGCGGGCGGTCCATCAGGTGGGTGCCTTCCGACCGAGGCGTTGGGTGCAGAGGTTGACTACGACTCCTTGATCAAAGCCGGCGCAATGATGGGTTCCGGTGGTCTGGTTGTGATGGACGAAACCACCTGCATGGTCGATATTGCACGTTTCTTCCTCAACTTTACCCGGGCTGAATCGTGCGGAAAATGTATTCCCTGCCGGATTGGACTGAAGATCATGCTCGAAATTCTGGAGCGGATCACTCAGGGCAGAGGACGCGAGGGCGATCTTGAACTTCTTGAGGATATGGCATACGACATCAAGAAGAGTTCACTCTGTGGTCTTGGCCAGACGGCACCGAATCCGGTTTTGTCAACATTGCGCTATTTCCGAAACGAGTATGAGACGCACATCAGGGACAAAGAGTGTCCCTCCCATTCGTGCAGACATCTGCTTCACTTCAGGGTTGTTGAAGAGAAGTGCAAAAAGTGCGGAGTTTGCCCGAAGGTTTGTCCGGTGAATGCCATTAGATGGGAAAAGGGTCAGGCTGCGTATATCGATGCCGACAAGTGTACGGAATGTACGTCCTGTTATGACGCCTGTCGTTTCATGGCAATCGAATAACTTACCAAGTTACGACTGATTGAGATAAGAGGTCACAATGGTCACACTTACGATTGACGGCAAGCAGGTCACGGTAGCCAGGACGGCAACGATTTACGATGCCGCCAAAGAGGCTGGCATTAACATCCCGGTGCTCTGCTACGCTAAGAAACTTTTACCTTACGGTGCTTGTCGGGTTTGTCTGGTCGAAGTTGAGCAGATGAAGGGACGCTTGATTCCTTCTTGTACAACGCCTGTCACTGAAGGCATGGTTGTTACGACCAACTCCGCCGAAATTCGCAAAGTGCGCAAGACCGTACTGGAGTTCCTGCTGGTTAATCACGTTATTGAATGCCCGGTCTGTGATAAAGCCGGTGAATGTGATTTGCAGGATCTGACCTACGAATACGAAGTCGTCACTAATCGCTTCCAGGGTGAAAAGTTTGATCTGCCGACTGATGAGGTTAATCCGTTAATTGAACGCAACATGAATCGCTGTGTGTTGTGCGGCAAGTGTGTGCGAGTGTGTGACGAGATCGTCGGATTCGGTTCCTATTCGTTCGTCAATCGCGGTTTTGAAACAAAGATTGCAACGGCCTTTGACCGTGGTCTTGACTGCGAGTTTTGCGGGCAGTGCGTTTCCATGTGTCCGGTCGGTGCGATCCTGCCGCGACCATTTAAATTCAAAGCCCGTCCCTGGCAGATCAAGGAAGTCAATACGGTCTGTGGATATTGTGGCAACGGCTGTACGGTGACCTTAGGTGTTAAAGCCAACAAAGTTGAAACCATTCGCTTTAACGACAAGACCGGTGTTAACGATGGCAACCTGTGTATCCGTGGTCGTTTTGGTTATTCCTACGTGAACAGTACGGAGCGACTGACGACGCCACTGATTCGTAAAGATGGGCAATTGGTCAAGGCAGGTTGGGACGAAGCGCTGGCTGCTGTCAGTCAGGGATTTAAGGCTGCGGGGAAGACTCTGGGAATGATCTCCGGCGCACGCTTGACGAATGAAGAATTTTATTTGTTTAAGAAAGTGGCGGCGACCGTCGGAACGGCCAACCTCGATCATTCCGGTGGAGAGTGTTACAAGGGGGTGACCGAAGGGCTTAAGCAGACACTCGGGGTGAGTGCTTCTACGGCCACTTTTCCGCAGGTTGAGAAGGCTGACGCGATTCTTGTGATTCGCTCCGATTTTTATGAAACCCATCCGGTTTTCGGTATGGTGGTCAATCAGGCGGTCAAACGCAACCATGCCAAGCTGTCGATTGTTGCGGATAAACGCGGCAAGTTTGGCAAATTGCCGGATGCCAGGTCGCTGGTTACCAAACCCGGACTGGAATTGAATGTGCTGAATGGCATTGCCCGGGTGTTGCTGGACGAGGGGCTGGCAGTGACTGACGGTGTCGCTGGACTGGACGAACTCAAAAAAGCATTGGCCGGGTTTGCCCCTGAGCAGGTTGCGGCGGCGACCGGGGTGACCGCAGACGCTTTACAGCAGACCGCGCGTGAACTGGCCGCAGCAAAAAACAGTGCGATCCTACTGGCCTACGGCTTGCCGTACACGGCTTACAGTAAAGAACTGGCGATCGCTGCTGCCAATATTGCGATTTTGACAGGAAATGCCGGACGCGAGGGGAGCGGGCTGTACCTTTGCGGTGAAAAAGCCAACAGTCAGGGCGCGATTGATCTCACTGTTTTGCCCGGCGACCAGGGGCTGGGGGCTCAAGCTATGTTGGCTGCTGCGGCAGCAGGTCAGGTTCGATCCCTCTATATAGTCAATGAAGATCCGCTGGTTTCCTACCCGGATCAAGATAAAGTCAAGGCGGCGCTTGCCGGAGCGGAATTTGTGGTCGTCCAGGATCTGTTTCTGACCGAGACCGCGAAGCAGGCCGATGTGGTTCTTCCCGCAGCGAGTTTTGCCGAGAAGGAGGGCACCTTCACCAATGCCGAACGGCGCTTGCAGCGCCTGCATCCGGGGATTACCAGCCCTGGCTTGGCAAAGACCGATCAGGCGATTTTTCAGGCACTGTTGGTGAGCCTCGGGGACAATGTTGTTTACACCGGCACCGAAGCGATCTTTGATGCGTTGAAAGTTGGCACGGTCTATGCCGGGATCGGCTACGCCGATATCGGGTTGCAGGGTGCAGTCTGGGGCGGCGATCATTTGACGGTGTCGAAACAACTCGTACCGGTTGGGGGCGGGGTGACCGTTGATGCCCCGTTTCAGTTGGTCACCGGCAGTGCCCTGTATCATAGTGGCACAACGTCAACACACGCCTTGGGTCCGAATGCGGTGATCTCTGCCCCGTATGTTGAGTTTGGACGCGAAGATGCTGCAGCATTGCAGCTTGTCGATGGGGACATGGTTAAGGTTAAGGGCTCCGGCTGTGAACTGCAACTTCAAGCCAAGGTGGATAACCGGTTGCCACAAGGGGTTCTGTTTGCCCCCTATCATTTTGCCAGCGCCGGGCTGAATCGCCTCTACAAGGGTGAAGCTTCAGTTGCAGTTGAAATTTCGAAATAAGAACAGAAACTGACGGTCCCGGTTAATTAAATATCCAGGAAAGAGGATTGATCATGACGCCAGAAGTTGAGGTATTGAGCCTGTCGAGTCACCCACTGCTGTTCCTTGCAGCGATGCTGGTTAAAATCGGCGTGGTCTTTGGTGTAGTCTTGTTTAT
This window contains:
- a CDS encoding NADH-quinone oxidoreductase subunit C, which encodes MSEHVAVAKLQGKFSTEVLEVKEFRGETTVTVKKEDIVAICAFLKSELGYNLLSDLCGVDYLGQTPRFQVVYNMYNISTKDRLRIKAPVEEGDATIDTVSGVWSTANWLERECWDLMGIGFNNHPDLRRILLPDDWEGHPLRKDYPVQGPDREPYQGRVS
- the nuoD gene encoding NADH dehydrogenase (quinone) subunit D; the protein is MANTETMTINMGPQHPSTHGVLRLVLELDGETVVKAVPHIGFLHRGIEKLSEHRTYHQVLPLTDRLDYLAPMHNNLGYVLAVEKLLGITEQIPERANVVRVIMAELTRIKSHLVWLACHALDIGAMTVFIYCFREREHIMDIYEKLSGARMTSNYFRVGGLSADLPDGLEQEIRDFVDSMPGHIATYEGLLTGNRIWQKRIQGVGVISAEDAIDLGVTGPSLRGSGVDWDLRRDNPYSGYEGYDFNVIVDDGCDTWARYHVRLKEMRESCKIILQGLDKLKPGPILADCPKICLPPKKDVVNSIEGLIHHFKIISEGFKPEVGEIYQGVENPKGEVGFYLVSDGSPRPYRMKIRPASFINLQALPKMCEGSLIADVVAVIGTLDIVLGEIDR
- the nuoE gene encoding NADH-quinone oxidoreductase subunit NuoE, which encodes MTEAAEQVKEQVVDLTGANAILDKYVDMHGALMPALQEIQEFYGYIPEPTVHLTAERLNVYSSQIYGVLTFYAQFHLQPRGKYIIRVCMGTACHVKGAARIADTVKDRLGVVHAETTEDLKFTAEYVACIGACGMAPVIMVNDATYGSLTVQKVDEVIEKYQAMG
- the nuoF gene encoding NADH-quinone oxidoreductase subunit NuoF: MAEQAEKIKVLICQGTGGLASGAAAVADAFEAEFAKQGVEAKVGKRCEVVGTGCRGLCANDVLVDIVMPGAEGVTYDFVTPELVPQIVAEHVIANSPVEKSVAGPYYASFLEKQQRIIFSRCGTINAESLDDFIAHRGFTGIRKAVTMAPSEVIEEVKRSGLRGRGGGGFPTGVKWSFCKATPGEEKYLICNADEGDPGAFMDRSVLEGDPYGLIEGMMIGAYAIGCKFAYVYVRAEYPLAIKRLQMAIDTCYEKGYLGKNCMGLGFDLDMRIKAGAGAFVCGEETALMASIEGHRGMSRPRPPFPAVKGLWGKPTNINNVETFANVSYIFYNGADWYSSIGTEGTKGTKIFALTGKVKHTGLVEVPAGTTMKQVIYDVCGGILNNRKFKAVQAGGPSGGCLPTEALGAEVDYDSLIKAGAMMGSGGLVVMDETTCMVDIARFFLNFTRAESCGKCIPCRIGLKIMLEILERITQGRGREGDLELLEDMAYDIKKSSLCGLGQTAPNPVLSTLRYFRNEYETHIRDKECPSHSCRHLLHFRVVEEKCKKCGVCPKVCPVNAIRWEKGQAAYIDADKCTECTSCYDACRFMAIE
- the nuoG gene encoding NADH-quinone oxidoreductase subunit NuoG, which codes for MVTLTIDGKQVTVARTATIYDAAKEAGINIPVLCYAKKLLPYGACRVCLVEVEQMKGRLIPSCTTPVTEGMVVTTNSAEIRKVRKTVLEFLLVNHVIECPVCDKAGECDLQDLTYEYEVVTNRFQGEKFDLPTDEVNPLIERNMNRCVLCGKCVRVCDEIVGFGSYSFVNRGFETKIATAFDRGLDCEFCGQCVSMCPVGAILPRPFKFKARPWQIKEVNTVCGYCGNGCTVTLGVKANKVETIRFNDKTGVNDGNLCIRGRFGYSYVNSTERLTTPLIRKDGQLVKAGWDEALAAVSQGFKAAGKTLGMISGARLTNEEFYLFKKVAATVGTANLDHSGGECYKGVTEGLKQTLGVSASTATFPQVEKADAILVIRSDFYETHPVFGMVVNQAVKRNHAKLSIVADKRGKFGKLPDARSLVTKPGLELNVLNGIARVLLDEGLAVTDGVAGLDELKKALAGFAPEQVAAATGVTADALQQTARELAAAKNSAILLAYGLPYTAYSKELAIAAANIAILTGNAGREGSGLYLCGEKANSQGAIDLTVLPGDQGLGAQAMLAAAAAGQVRSLYIVNEDPLVSYPDQDKVKAALAGAEFVVVQDLFLTETAKQADVVLPAASFAEKEGTFTNAERRLQRLHPGITSPGLAKTDQAIFQALLVSLGDNVVYTGTEAIFDALKVGTVYAGIGYADIGLQGAVWGGDHLTVSKQLVPVGGGVTVDAPFQLVTGSALYHSGTTSTHALGPNAVISAPYVEFGREDAAALQLVDGDMVKVKGSGCELQLQAKVDNRLPQGVLFAPYHFASAGLNRLYKGEASVAVEISK